The following coding sequences lie in one Treponema sp. OMZ 790 genomic window:
- a CDS encoding ankyrin repeat domain-containing protein, whose protein sequence is MKKFDDKQLYPLLLQDDFSKVKDFLDKYGLNSVDRDGRSFLTTSIAEQKNTFAKKLIDLGADINQQDYSGEPPLFAAIRANNLEMLKVLFDNPNLNKSLQNDDEKNAMMIALQAHPTDNELMIYLIENEINPFIEDINKNSAYSLMKRYASGEITRGGKKLNIEPVIQIINQKYHKD, encoded by the coding sequence ATGAAAAAATTTGATGACAAACAATTATATCCTCTGTTATTACAAGATGATTTTTCCAAAGTGAAAGATTTTTTGGATAAATATGGATTAAATAGCGTTGATAGAGATGGACGAAGTTTTCTAACAACCTCAATTGCAGAGCAAAAAAATACATTTGCGAAAAAACTGATTGATTTAGGTGCTGATATTAATCAGCAAGATTATAGCGGTGAACCTCCCTTATTTGCTGCAATAAGGGCAAATAATTTGGAAATGCTTAAAGTATTATTTGATAACCCAAATTTGAATAAATCATTACAAAATGATGATGAGAAGAATGCGATGATGATTGCGCTTCAAGCACATCCAACAGATAATGAATTGATGATTTATTTAATTGAAAATGAGATAAATCCATTTATAGAAGATATAAATAAAAATTCTGCCTACTCGTTAATGAAAAGATATGCCTCTGGTGAAATTACAAGGGGGGGGAAGAAATTAAATATAGAGCCCGTTATACAGATTATTAATCAAAAATATCATAAAGATTAA
- a CDS encoding HEAT repeat domain-containing protein — protein sequence MIDNIKDYIKLADSSFMEDNNKTKTEELSPELISEIIHNYPERKSWLIHNKHIPVEILKLLSKDKDTDVRFTIAMKNKNDRDTFEILMKDTDYSVRMAVVRNKKLPIDLLEKMTMDNEPEISEEAIRILKIRKII from the coding sequence ATGATTGATAATATAAAAGATTATATTAAATTGGCTGACAGTTCTTTTATGGAAGATAATAATAAAACAAAAACCGAAGAATTGTCTCCTGAACTGATATCTGAAATAATACATAACTATCCTGAAAGAAAATCATGGCTTATTCATAACAAACACATTCCTGTTGAAATATTAAAATTACTTAGTAAAGATAAAGATACAGATGTGCGATTCACTATTGCAATGAAAAATAAAAATGACAGAGATACATTTGAAATCTTAATGAAAGATACGGATTATTCGGTTAGAATGGCTGTTGTGAGAAATAAAAAACTTCCTATTGATTTGTTAGAAAAAATGACAATGGATAATGAACCTGAAATATCTGAGGAAGCAATAAGGATTTTAAAAATAAGAAAAATCATTTAA
- a CDS encoding protein phosphatase 1 regulatory subunit 42, with product MSLDKTIRENLDGKYLTIYTDNFNRGIEYAAQIGINQIHLIGISGIENIIDFKEFAKISDTLKVLSFIGSVENIINFESIYLLKNVEKIYFQQKQKFAIDISKFTQIKHLGSEYWKGLTNFNKAHSLKSMVFFKFTDMNLKKISELRKLQILHIYSSKIQTLNGIETLPITELSLVRNNNLENIQAIKDLKMLKELNIERCKKIVDYKLIDIIKNKVKVSIIR from the coding sequence ATGTCATTAGATAAAACCATAAGAGAAAATTTAGATGGAAAGTATTTAACTATATATACAGACAATTTCAACAGAGGTATAGAATATGCCGCCCAGATAGGCATTAATCAAATACATCTAATTGGTATTTCTGGAATTGAGAATATTATTGATTTTAAAGAGTTTGCGAAGATATCGGACACTTTAAAAGTACTCTCTTTTATTGGCAGCGTTGAAAATATTATTAATTTCGAATCAATTTATTTATTAAAAAATGTTGAAAAAATTTATTTTCAACAGAAGCAAAAATTTGCAATAGATATTTCAAAATTTACCCAGATTAAACATTTAGGAAGTGAATATTGGAAGGGATTAACTAATTTCAATAAGGCTCACTCTTTAAAAAGCATGGTATTTTTTAAATTCACTGATATGAATTTAAAAAAAATTTCAGAATTACGAAAACTGCAAATATTACATATTTATAGTTCGAAGATACAAACCTTGAATGGAATTGAAACGCTTCCAATAACTGAGCTATCTTTGGTAAGAAATAATAATTTAGAAAATATTCAAGCTATCAAAGATTTGAAAATGTTAAAAGAATTAAACATTGAACGATGTAAGAAAATTGTTGATTATAAATTAATTGATATCATCAAGAATAAAGTAAAAGTTAGTATTATTAGGTAG
- a CDS encoding RHS repeat-associated core domain-containing protein, translating to MKIREIFVSLIFSQNIGRCFLYQCQHLAAESELAYNRYRYYAPSTGTYISRDTIGQAGGNPALFRRNEIP from the coding sequence ATAAAAATAAGGGAGATTTTTGTCTCCCTTATTTTTAGCCAGAACATTGGCAGGTGTTTTTTATACCAATGTCAACACCTTGCTGCCGAAAGCGAATTAGCGTATAATAGGTACAGATACTACGCCCCAAGTACAGGCACATACATAAGCCGAGACACGATTGGGCAGGCGGGCGGTAATCCTGCATTATTTAGGCGGAATGAAATTCCTTGA
- a CDS encoding GAD-like domain-containing protein translates to MTNKLTNQEQKDIELFFDRNKDYIKYSDVPNELITKYTGLLPEPILEVWRRTGFGIYEHGFVQFVNPDEWDFAFDYIDNIYDKSIVIGITALGDLLLWDIKNKNKLNGDHIKIIFINDCDDDVVGGKDPAFWLGYDFDINMEDEAHEDFEYNVKEFRSKNYQKIKRVLPPLKYGECYGYTPIPALGGKKTYKTLKIVDAKTYVDMIGQAVGKIIDLS, encoded by the coding sequence ATGACAAATAAGCTGACAAACCAAGAACAAAAAGATATAGAATTATTTTTTGATAGGAATAAAGATTACATTAAATACTCCGATGTACCCAACGAACTTATAACCAAATACACAGGCTTATTGCCCGAACCTATTTTGGAAGTATGGAGGCGTACCGGTTTTGGTATTTACGAACACGGCTTTGTACAATTTGTAAACCCTGATGAATGGGACTTTGCATTTGATTATATTGATAATATCTATGATAAAAGCATTGTAATAGGTATTACAGCTTTAGGAGATTTATTATTATGGGATATTAAAAATAAAAATAAATTAAATGGAGATCATATTAAAATTATTTTTATCAACGACTGCGATGATGATGTAGTAGGAGGAAAAGACCCGGCTTTTTGGTTAGGTTACGACTTTGATATTAATATGGAAGATGAAGCACACGAAGATTTTGAATATAATGTAAAAGAATTTCGTTCAAAAAATTATCAAAAAATAAAACGAGTGTTACCTCCTTTAAAATATGGTGAATGTTACGGCTATACACCCATACCGGCATTAGGCGGTAAAAAAACATACAAAACATTAAAGATAGTTGATGCCAAAACATACGTAGATATGATAGGTCAAGCCGTCGGAAAGATAATCGATTTAAGTTAG
- a CDS encoding RNA-binding domain-containing protein encodes MQRYLESESVELKERYTDTITKEIVSFLNGDGGTILIGVKDNGVVVGVNKIDEALRKISDIITTQIEPNPQDEIRSELRFDNGKTIIVIHINKGRNHIYCHKKYGFSSTGCTIRIGSTCKEMTPEQIKIRYERKFIDGEYMIKKKSNLKNLSFRELKIYYSEKGYHLEDSTFESNLNLRNEAGEYNLLAELLSDKNNIPLIFVKFQGKNKASISERSDYGYGCLLTTYSKIKNRLQAENICISDTTVRPRKDLYLFDYDAVNEALLNALVHNDWLVTEPQISMYDDRLEILSHGGLPNGLTKKQFFEGISKPRNGTLMRIFLTMGLTEHTGHGVPTIVEKYGKKAFEIESNYILCIIPFEKEVIAMLPNKNVGLNVGLNVGLNKTEKRVIALLIEDPSYTSVDLAEKIKVSQRTIERTFKTLQEKNIIERTGSKRDGRWIVIK; translated from the coding sequence ATGCAAAGATACTTAGAATCAGAAAGTGTAGAATTAAAAGAAAGATATACTGATACGATTACAAAAGAAATAGTATCTTTTCTTAATGGAGATGGTGGAACAATTCTTATCGGTGTAAAGGATAATGGAGTAGTAGTTGGTGTAAATAAAATTGATGAGGCATTAAGAAAAATTTCCGATATTATAACAACACAAATTGAACCAAATCCTCAAGATGAAATAAGGTCAGAACTAAGATTTGATAATGGAAAAACAATAATAGTAATTCATATCAATAAAGGCAGAAACCATATTTATTGTCACAAGAAGTACGGTTTTTCTTCTACCGGATGTACGATAAGAATAGGCTCAACCTGCAAAGAAATGACTCCGGAACAAATAAAAATAAGATATGAACGGAAATTTATTGATGGAGAATACATGATTAAGAAAAAATCAAATTTAAAAAACTTATCTTTTAGGGAGCTTAAAATATATTATTCTGAAAAAGGCTATCATTTAGAAGATAGCACCTTTGAAAGTAATTTGAATTTACGAAATGAAGCCGGTGAATATAATTTATTAGCTGAACTATTATCTGATAAAAACAACATTCCTCTTATATTTGTAAAATTTCAAGGGAAAAACAAAGCTTCAATTTCAGAAAGAAGCGACTATGGCTATGGTTGCCTTTTAACAACCTATAGTAAAATAAAAAATAGATTGCAAGCTGAAAATATCTGTATTTCCGATACTACTGTCAGACCGAGAAAAGATCTCTATTTATTTGATTATGATGCCGTAAATGAAGCTCTTCTAAATGCATTAGTCCATAATGATTGGCTTGTTACCGAGCCTCAAATATCTATGTATGATGACAGACTGGAAATATTATCGCATGGAGGACTTCCAAACGGGTTAACTAAGAAACAATTTTTTGAGGGTATCAGTAAACCAAGAAATGGAACATTGATGCGAATTTTTTTGACGATGGGACTTACGGAACATACAGGGCATGGAGTGCCGACAATAGTCGAAAAATATGGAAAAAAAGCTTTTGAAATTGAAAGTAACTATATTCTCTGCATCATTCCATTTGAAAAAGAAGTTATAGCTATGTTGCCAAATAAAAATGTCGGTTTGAATGTCGGTTTGAATGTCGGTTTAAATAAAACGGAAAAAAGAGTGATTGCATTGCTAATAGAAGACCCAAGCTATACATCTGTTGATCTCGCGGAAAAAATAAAAGTCTCCCAAAGAACAATTGAGAGAACTTTTAAGACCTTGCAAGAAAAAAACATAATAGAAAGAACCGGATCAAAACGTGACGGGAGATGGATTGTAATAAAGTAA
- a CDS encoding RHS repeat-associated core domain-containing protein, giving the protein MTSCRLGTPLQAIDSEGKLIWERELDIYGRIRKEKGEKGFCNFRYQGQYFDSEVDLCYNRYRYYDPSTGIYISQDPIGLAGGLNLYSYVHDSNFWVDIFGLYLHRPYIRVSTRMAVEKEANIINNRFVDANNPNKLIKGGKRRSYSIAEGKYHLGHKKGNEFWREKEKAEVEGLTQKQFNDRMNNPALYQIEDPYENMSHKHEKKKDKKLNSCNKK; this is encoded by the coding sequence TTGACTAGCTGCCGCTTAGGCACACCTTTACAGGCAATAGACAGCGAAGGAAAACTAATTTGGGAGCGAGAGCTTGATATTTACGGCAGAATACGCAAAGAAAAAGGTGAAAAAGGTTTTTGTAATTTCCGTTATCAAGGGCAATACTTTGACAGTGAGGTAGATTTATGTTACAATAGATACAGGTATTACGACCCAAGTACAGGCATATACATAAGCCAAGACCCGATAGGATTAGCGGGTGGGTTGAACTTATATAGCTATGTTCATGATAGTAATTTTTGGGTTGATATATTTGGACTATATTTACATCGTCCATATATTAGAGTTTCAACCAGAATGGCTGTTGAAAAAGAAGCTAATATAATAAATAATCGTTTTGTGGATGCTAATAATCCAAATAAATTGATAAAAGGAGGGAAAAGAAGAAGTTATAGTATTGCAGAAGGGAAATATCATTTAGGACATAAAAAAGGCAATGAGTTTTGGAGAGAAAAAGAGAAAGCAGAGGTGGAAGGTTTGACACAGAAACAATTTAATGATAGAATGAATAACCCAGCGTTGTATCAAATCGAAGACCCTTATGAAAATATGAGTCATAAACACGAAAAAAAGAAAGATAAAAAATTAAATAGTTGTAATAAAAAATAG
- a CDS encoding ATP-binding protein, whose product MKKYRARIVDGMLKDKLEAKGAVVIEGPKWCGKTTTAMQVAGSVLRMDEPSKRETNIQMTEIDPGRLLKGDTPRLIDEWQIAPKLWDATRYEIDTRGEEGQFILTGSAVPIESREITHSGTGRFTWLMMRPMSLYESEDSTGEVSLQKLFNNTDSIKGINDLDIDHLAFLICRGGWPHAIGMKEKAALLQAEDYYEAVIKSDINRADGVSKNPERVKRLMRSFARNQGTQIANTMLKDDMISNDTESLNEDTIASYINALKNIFVVEDMPAWNPNLRSKTSIRTSDTRYYVDPSIASASLGIGPKDLTNDLNTMGLLFETLCVRDLRVYAESIGGNVLHYRDKSGLECDTVIHLKNGRYGLAEIKLGGQKLIEDAAKNLKSLSNKIDTSKMPAPSFLMIIIGIGEFAYKREDGIFIVPIGCLKN is encoded by the coding sequence ATGAAAAAATATAGAGCCCGCATAGTAGACGGTATGTTAAAAGACAAACTTGAAGCAAAAGGAGCTGTTGTTATTGAAGGCCCTAAGTGGTGTGGAAAAACAACAACCGCAATGCAAGTTGCAGGTAGTGTATTAAGAATGGATGAACCCAGCAAAAGGGAAACAAATATTCAAATGACTGAAATAGATCCCGGAAGATTGCTAAAAGGTGACACCCCAAGACTCATTGATGAATGGCAGATAGCACCAAAACTATGGGATGCAACAAGATATGAGATTGATACAAGAGGAGAAGAAGGTCAATTTATACTTACAGGTTCGGCAGTACCAATAGAATCAAGAGAAATAACTCATTCGGGAACAGGCCGCTTTACATGGTTAATGATGAGGCCTATGTCTTTATATGAATCAGAAGATTCAACAGGAGAAGTAAGCCTACAAAAACTTTTTAACAATACTGATAGCATAAAAGGAATAAATGATTTAGATATAGACCACTTGGCTTTTTTAATTTGCAGAGGCGGGTGGCCCCATGCAATTGGAATGAAGGAAAAAGCAGCATTACTACAAGCTGAAGATTACTATGAAGCAGTTATCAAATCCGATATTAATAGAGCAGATGGTGTGAGTAAGAATCCGGAAAGAGTAAAAAGGCTGATGAGATCTTTTGCAAGAAATCAAGGAACACAAATTGCAAACACTATGCTGAAGGATGATATGATTTCAAATGATACAGAATCTTTGAATGAAGATACCATTGCATCCTATATTAATGCACTAAAAAACATTTTCGTAGTCGAAGATATGCCTGCATGGAATCCTAATCTAAGATCAAAAACATCAATCAGAACTTCTGATACGAGGTACTATGTAGATCCATCAATAGCATCCGCTTCTCTTGGAATTGGACCAAAAGATTTGACTAATGATTTAAACACAATGGGGCTGTTATTTGAAACACTGTGTGTAAGAGACCTTCGAGTATATGCAGAAAGTATTGGAGGTAATGTTTTACATTATAGGGATAAATCAGGGTTGGAATGTGATACGGTAATTCATCTCAAAAATGGAAGATATGGTTTAGCAGAAATTAAACTGGGAGGACAAAAATTAATTGAAGATGCAGCAAAAAATTTAAAATCATTATCAAATAAAATTGATACATCAAAAATGCCCGCACCATCCTTTTTGATGATAATTATTGGAATAGGTGAGTTTGCATATAAGCGGGAGGATGGTATTTTTATAGTACCTATAGGATGCCTGAAAAATTAA
- a CDS encoding DUF4261 domain-containing protein: protein MTSSYERKKLNENDKTLKQDMSQIADLPGMVFVIHLLMEEKCKAPEKKLMHKIMAKHLGETDCFCYDSNMAGFAPKKYSVYFEKEKLNAHPQLIIMNCSEIEKPIMDDIAATQLWNCPNGEEILETCKYQVLATDMLAAGLGYKERAEMLVHYVEALVNIYPSCKAVVFETSKKMLTREEILNCTLPEETRFIHYAVNIRFFNIQGTNDMLIDSLGMSTLFLPDIQYHFHGLNPNDVVNHAYNVLSYIYDNDNPIEDGNTIAGFTNGKMNPDIKWKVQYEDSLIQPIREVIDINMGEYASGNR from the coding sequence ATGACATCAAGTTATGAAAGAAAAAAATTAAACGAAAACGATAAAACTCTTAAACAAGACATGAGTCAAATTGCCGACCTTCCCGGTATGGTTTTTGTGATTCATTTACTTATGGAAGAAAAATGTAAAGCGCCTGAAAAAAAGCTTATGCATAAAATTATGGCCAAGCATTTAGGCGAAACGGATTGCTTTTGCTATGACAGTAATATGGCAGGCTTTGCTCCAAAAAAATATTCCGTATACTTTGAAAAAGAAAAGTTGAATGCTCATCCTCAGCTTATCATTATGAACTGTTCTGAAATTGAAAAACCGATTATGGATGATATTGCCGCAACACAATTATGGAATTGTCCGAACGGCGAAGAAATTCTGGAGACATGTAAATATCAAGTATTGGCAACGGATATGTTGGCTGCCGGTTTAGGTTATAAAGAAAGAGCGGAAATGCTGGTGCATTATGTTGAAGCATTAGTGAACATTTATCCGTCCTGCAAGGCAGTCGTTTTTGAAACATCTAAAAAAATGCTGACTAGGGAAGAAATTCTAAACTGTACCTTACCCGAAGAAACACGCTTTATTCATTATGCGGTAAATATTCGTTTTTTTAATATTCAAGGAACAAATGACATGCTGATTGACTCGCTCGGCATGAGTACACTCTTTTTACCGGATATTCAATATCATTTTCACGGCTTAAATCCGAATGATGTTGTAAACCATGCATATAATGTTTTATCCTACATTTACGATAATGATAATCCGATAGAAGACGGGAATACAATCGCAGGTTTCACAAACGGCAAAATGAATCCCGATATAAAATGGAAGGTTCAATATGAAGATTCTCTCATACAGCCGATAAGAGAAGTAATAGACATCAATATGGGAGAATACGCTTCCGGAAATCGGTAG
- a CDS encoding Imm26 family immunity protein — translation MNKQDNKNNFLMKIKQMKMEKDIKKNMRTYKTQKRYSTDGEVVAIPLFLTENPKAKLKKEDWNKQFAFARAINEVAGKTLIEVFNKTGNLNTPIDIIINSGILMKPFYTVWTPVLKKRWKSIYITPHYDKVTCSNYDNIELVLGSIDNLRVWKAKDNSETPITREELLNGDYQLMGIYTEVQVENKIIKKLSSISECL, via the coding sequence TTGAACAAACAAGATAATAAAAATAATTTTTTGATGAAAATAAAACAGATGAAAATGGAAAAAGATATAAAGAAGAATATGAGAACTTATAAAACACAAAAGCGTTACAGCACAGATGGAGAGGTAGTAGCAATACCTCTGTTTTTGACAGAAAATCCCAAAGCAAAACTAAAAAAAGAGGATTGGAACAAGCAATTTGCTTTTGCACGGGCTATTAATGAAGTTGCGGGAAAAACTTTAATTGAGGTATTTAATAAAACGGGAAACTTAAACACACCAATAGATATTATAATCAACTCAGGTATATTAATGAAACCCTTTTATACAGTATGGACACCTGTATTAAAAAAACGGTGGAAATCTATTTATATAACTCCACATTATGACAAGGTAACGTGCTCTAATTATGATAATATAGAATTGGTTTTAGGCTCAATAGATAATTTAAGAGTTTGGAAAGCAAAAGACAATAGCGAAACACCTATCACGCGAGAAGAATTGTTGAACGGCGATTATCAGTTAATGGGTATTTATACAGAAGTGCAAGTAGAAAATAAGATTATAAAAAAATTGAGCAGTATATCAGAATGTTTATAA
- a CDS encoding immunity 51 family protein encodes MTDLKEKIAPFLWREQENSFSVCLYVGDYKAELFETREDEGFEGNGYDWVSLAKVFLKERKPELIDVVGFDPEADMFCAYSSNESALKTFILSFKETCENDVLIQSLFSKAELD; translated from the coding sequence ATGACAGATTTAAAAGAAAAAATCGCCCCTTTTTTATGGAGAGAACAAGAAAACAGCTTTTCCGTTTGCTTATATGTAGGAGACTACAAAGCTGAATTATTTGAAACTCGTGAAGACGAAGGTTTTGAGGGAAACGGTTATGATTGGGTTTCCTTAGCAAAAGTATTTTTAAAGGAACGAAAACCTGAATTAATAGATGTTGTTGGGTTCGACCCCGAAGCGGATATGTTTTGTGCTTACTCATCAAATGAATCAGCTTTAAAAACATTTATACTCTCATTTAAAGAAACTTGCGAAAATGATGTTTTAATACAAAGTCTTTTCTCAAAAGCAGAATTGGATTAG
- a CDS encoding RHS repeat-associated core domain-containing protein — MCYARNWWHVTALREMSLQKRPVKQCPCPKIDFPDIYGRVRKEKGEKGFCNFRYQGQYFDNETDLCYNRYRYYDPSTGSYISQDPIGLAGGNPTIYGYVFDSNI; from the coding sequence ATGTGTTATGCCCGTAACTGGTGGCATGTTACGGCACTACGCGAGATGAGCTTGCAAAAACGGCCGGTAAAGCAGTGCCCGTGTCCAAAAATTGATTTCCCTGACATTTACGGTAGAGTCCGTAAAGAAAAAGGCGAAAAGGGTTTTTGTAATTTCCGCTATCAAGGGCAATACTTTGACAATGAGACGGATTTATGTTACAATAGGTACAGATATTACGACCCAAGTACAGGCAGTTACATAAGCCAAGACCCGATAGGACTGGCGGGCGGTAATCCAACGATTTATGGGTATGTGTTTGATAGTAATATATAA
- a CDS encoding ankyrin repeat domain-containing protein, which translates to MIKSGNIGTFESLPQILNDVLNENISALEENLLNGWKIDKAISLNKHTDISPLDFALMMEKFQSVKWLAENGADLNAKGHPSFLSAVRYCSDELIRLLVSHGAKVNTVNNAGSDAFLEAYYGNRFDNFPLIQELGHTATKYGGQVLRQAVFDRNYKVLEFLIKHGADINYNAPDMVYPFMPTPLCVAARYVDLEMCKFLTEHGADVKISEKDGMRPYSIALEKGDDEMAEYFKSLEPSEFHQKQNKLYELKPYKLPKTLIEFLQTENIHFDLENSDFGYIEFFTLIDTVPFKFGRQKLLRLSRSLGDYTHIYIVWNPKTKKIASYDMEHKELIDLAAFDDFIENMSNYMNRILE; encoded by the coding sequence ATGATAAAGAGCGGAAATATCGGAACATTTGAATCGCTGCCGCAAATTTTAAATGATGTGCTAAATGAAAACATTTCTGCGTTGGAAGAAAATCTATTAAATGGATGGAAGATTGATAAAGCAATCAGCTTGAATAAGCACACAGATATCTCTCCTTTAGATTTTGCACTTATGATGGAAAAATTTCAATCTGTAAAATGGCTGGCGGAAAATGGTGCAGATCTTAATGCAAAAGGTCATCCTAGTTTTTTGTCGGCAGTTAGGTATTGCAGTGATGAGTTAATAAGGCTCCTCGTTTCTCATGGCGCAAAGGTAAATACAGTAAACAATGCCGGTTCGGATGCTTTTCTGGAAGCGTATTATGGAAATCGCTTTGACAATTTTCCGCTTATACAAGAGCTTGGTCATACCGCAACTAAATACGGAGGACAAGTTTTGCGTCAAGCTGTGTTCGACCGTAATTATAAAGTTTTGGAATTTCTAATTAAGCATGGAGCAGATATTAACTATAATGCACCTGATATGGTTTATCCTTTTATGCCTACTCCGCTTTGTGTAGCTGCAAGATATGTCGATTTAGAAATGTGTAAATTTTTGACGGAACATGGAGCTGATGTTAAAATTTCCGAAAAAGACGGAATGCGTCCATATAGCATAGCCTTAGAAAAAGGAGATGATGAAATGGCGGAATATTTTAAATCATTAGAACCTTCCGAGTTTCATCAAAAACAAAATAAATTGTATGAATTAAAACCGTATAAACTACCAAAGACATTGATTGAATTTTTACAGACTGAAAACATACACTTTGATTTAGAGAATTCTGATTTTGGATATATTGAGTTCTTTACACTGATTGATACCGTCCCCTTTAAATTCGGCAGGCAGAAATTATTAAGACTTTCCCGTTCACTCGGAGATTACACCCATATTTATATTGTATGGAATCCTAAAACAAAAAAAATTGCAAGCTATGATATGGAACATAAAGAGCTCATTGACTTGGCAGCCTTTGATGATTTTATAGAAAATATGTCAAACTATATGAACCGAATTTTGGAATAG
- a CDS encoding SMI1/KNR4 family protein, whose protein sequence is MYDQIVSRLKWYKQRVEELGGYTTELIIEKPAAEKEISELEKKLGCSLPKDFKKVLLEFSSHLEFYWNIYDEEKEILKLPEELSNAFSGNLHFGLKLLPAFEESRKDWIKICYPDYDNPYDRIYHNKLSFYEVGNGDLLAIDLEKESYGNIVYLSHDGDEMHGYVMAHSFIELLEEWTKLGCVGGECWQWEAFTNNKTGPIDSECANAKLWLRTIGKIE, encoded by the coding sequence ATGTATGATCAAATTGTATCGCGGCTGAAATGGTATAAACAAAGAGTTGAAGAGCTCGGCGGTTATACAACAGAATTAATCATTGAAAAACCTGCAGCCGAAAAAGAAATTTCAGAGCTTGAAAAAAAATTAGGATGCAGCCTGCCTAAAGATTTTAAAAAGGTGCTGCTCGAATTTTCTTCTCATTTAGAATTTTATTGGAATATTTATGATGAAGAAAAAGAAATTTTAAAACTACCTGAAGAGTTGAGCAATGCTTTTTCAGGCAATCTGCACTTCGGCTTAAAACTCCTTCCAGCTTTTGAAGAGTCAAGAAAGGATTGGATTAAAATTTGCTATCCCGATTACGATAATCCGTATGATAGAATCTATCATAATAAACTCAGCTTTTATGAAGTGGGTAACGGGGATTTGCTTGCAATTGATCTGGAAAAAGAAAGTTATGGAAATATTGTTTATTTAAGCCATGATGGAGATGAGATGCATGGATATGTAATGGCTCATTCTTTTATAGAGCTTTTGGAAGAGTGGACAAAACTCGGCTGCGTCGGCGGTGAATGCTGGCAGTGGGAGGCTTTTACCAATAATAAAACCGGCCCGATTGACAGCGAATGTGCAAATGCAAAATTATGGTTAAGAACAATTGGGAAAATAGAATAG
- a CDS encoding DUF2004 domain-containing protein: MKEIQHKYFGILNLETDDDVSVIWEKEINGIQVWLWYSNNGEAPDVLLDSYAQFLVDLDEKIKEGRRAIIEYLNNDRHYIDFHIEDLELDDLPSDTTDFANQMSVTNLGLWINNTPHITMDFMIDPDISDEILCVKFGEDAKLIDIAWES; this comes from the coding sequence ATGAAAGAAATTCAACATAAGTATTTCGGTATTTTAAACCTTGAAACCGATGACGATGTATCGGTAATTTGGGAGAAAGAAATTAATGGAATTCAAGTTTGGCTGTGGTATAGTAATAACGGAGAAGCGCCGGATGTTTTGCTGGATAGCTACGCACAATTTCTTGTAGATTTAGACGAAAAAATCAAGGAAGGCCGCCGTGCTATTATCGAATACTTAAATAATGACAGGCACTATATTGACTTTCATATCGAAGATTTGGAGTTAGATGACTTACCAAGCGATACAACCGACTTCGCAAATCAAATGAGCGTAACAAATCTGGGTTTGTGGATAAATAATACTCCGCACATCACAATGGATTTTATGATTGATCCGGATATAAGCGACGAGATATTATGCGTAAAATTCGGCGAAGATGCAAAACTAATTGATATTGCATGGGAAAGTTAA